A window of Candidatus Angelobacter sp. genomic DNA:
TGGGACCCCGCGGCACGGCAGTTTACCGGCGGCACAGGCAAAACGGAGTGGCTCGACGTGCCGCAGCGCGATCCATGGAAGGTGGCTTGAGGGACGCAACTGCCGATGGGCGTGGATGCGCCGGGTTTCAGGTCGATCACCGCCGTCGCTCTGCGGTCGAGTTTTGCAACTTCACTTTCGCTCTGCCGGTCGCTGGTCGGGGAGTATTCCTCCGCCGAGGCCCCAATTTGCGGCGCGATTTCCGTAGTGGCGTGCGGCGGCGGCGTTCACTCCAGAGGGGATCGAACGCCCGTTAAAGGATGCCTGCCTCGATTGCCTCCGGGCAAAGTCGTCAGCAGCCGGCACCTGATCGTCTCCGGCGTGCTGACATTCTGATCCCGGTTCCTCGACTCTCGACACCCGGCTGTCGGCGACCTATGCTGCGGCAGATGTCTTTCGCAAACCGCCCATTGATCATCGCCGGGCACGAATTCAAATCGCGGCTCATCCTCGGCACGGGAAAGTTCTCTTCGCCGGAAAAAATGCGCGAAGCGCTCGACGCCAGCGGTGCGGAGATGGTTACCGTGGCCTTGCGCCGGGCGGACCTGAGCGGGAAACACGATCCGTTCGCCAACATTCTCGATTTCCTTGACCCGAAGCGGTACGTGATCCTGCCCAACACCAGCGGGGCGATGAACGCGGAGGAAGCGGTGCGCCTGGCGCGGCTCGCCCGCGCCGCGGGGCTGCCCAACTGGGTGAAGTTGGAAATCCATCCGGACCCGCGCTACCTGCTGCCTGATCCAATCGAGACGCTCAGGGCTGCCGAGATTCTCGTGAAGGAAGGGTTCGTCGTCCTGCCTTACATCAATGCCGACCCGGTGCTGGCCAAACGTCTGCAGGATGCCGGCACCGCCACGGTCATGCCGCTCGGCTCGCCCATCGGCTCGAATCGCGGCATCCAGTCCCGCGACCAGATTCGCATCATCATCGAACAGGCCACCGTGCCGGTGGTCGTCGATGCGGGCATAGGCGCACCGAGCCACGCCGCCGAAGCGATGGAGATGGGCGCTGACGCCGTGCTGGTGAACACAGCCATCGCGGTGGCGAATGATCCGATCGCCATGGGCCGGGCATTTGCCAAAGCGATTGAGGCTGGACGCACAGCTTTTGAAATCGGTCTGGGCGCGCAGCTCGATACCGCGAGCGCGACCAGCCCGCTGACGGCATTTTTGGATCAACCATGAAATTTCTTGCCCTTCCGCGCGTCCGGCAACTGCTCGCCGCCGCCTGCCGTGCGCATGTGCTTGTCCTGGGCGACGTGATACTCGATCAGTTCATCTGGGGCCGCGTCTCGCGCATTTCGCCGGAAGCGCCGGTGCCGGTCGTGGATTTTGAACGCGAGAGTTTCATGCCGGGCGGCGCGGCCAACGTGGCCCGCAATCTCACCGCCCTGAAGGCATCCGCCGATTTGCTCGGCGTCATCGGCCGGGACGAAGGGGGCAAGAAAATGGCCGGTTTGCTCGAGGAACAGCGGGTCCGTTGCGACAGCCTGCTGCAACACTTTGATCGCGCCACGAGCGTCAAGACGCGCATCATTGCGCACCAGCAACAGGTCGTGCGCATGGACCGCGAAACACGCTGCGAACTGGACGAAATGGCCTCGCAGCGCCTGCTTGAAACCGTTGTCCAAAAACTTCCCTCGGCGGACGCGGTCATTATCGGTGACTACGGCAAGGGGGTCGTGACCCAGCCGTTGCTCGACGAAATCAAAAAGCTCTGCCGCGCGCGGAGCATCTGGTTGAGCGTCGATCCCAAGCCCGTCCATCATCTCAACCTGACCGGACTTTCGCTCATCACGCCGAATCGC
This region includes:
- a CDS encoding thiazole synthase → MSFANRPLIIAGHEFKSRLILGTGKFSSPEKMREALDASGAEMVTVALRRADLSGKHDPFANILDFLDPKRYVILPNTSGAMNAEEAVRLARLARAAGLPNWVKLEIHPDPRYLLPDPIETLRAAEILVKEGFVVLPYINADPVLAKRLQDAGTATVMPLGSPIGSNRGIQSRDQIRIIIEQATVPVVVDAGIGAPSHAAEAMEMGADAVLVNTAIAVANDPIAMGRAFAKAIEAGRTAFEIGLGAQLDTASATSPLTAFLDQP
- the rfaE1 gene encoding D-glycero-beta-D-manno-heptose-7-phosphate kinase translates to MKFLALPRVRQLLAAACRAHVLVLGDVILDQFIWGRVSRISPEAPVPVVDFERESFMPGGAANVARNLTALKASADLLGVIGRDEGGKKMAGLLEEQRVRCDSLLQHFDRATSVKTRIIAHQQQVVRMDRETRCELDEMASQRLLETVVQKLPSADAVIIGDYGKGVVTQPLLDEIKKLCRARSIWLSVDPKPVHHLNLTGLSLITPNRKEAFELAGETDDSPRAANPLTDATLMHVADRLLRELRPALLLITLGDQGLLLCQRGQKPFHVPTVAQEVFDVSGAGDTVIASFTLAIVAGASPVEAAIFSNHAAGVVVGKVGTATVSPEELLASFKRAR